CATTGAAGACAGATTTAAGGACAAGGATGATCCGCTAAGTTTGGTCTTTGTTTGTGCGATGTGGCTCACAGGCTTTGACGTCCCTTCGCTCTCAACCCTTTATCTTGACAAGCCGATGAAGGGACATACACTGATGCAAGCGATTGCTCGTGCCAACCGTGTGTATCCCGGTAAGAGCTGCGGTATCGTGGTTGACTATGTCAATGTATTTAAGTATATGCAGCAGGCACTGTCTGACTATGCCTCAAATGGTGAGGAAGGTGCAGAGTTCCCAGCAAAAGATATTACGCAGCTAATCGCAACCATTGACGGTTGTATTGAGGAGTGCGACTCGTTCTTACAAGGTTTAGGGATAAGGTTGGATAAGATTATCACCGATGGTGACACATTAGACAAACTGGAGTCTTTGCGATTGGCATACGACAAAATCCTTGAGAAGGACGAGAGTAAAAACAGGTTTAAGGTGATGAGTAACCTCATGATGAACCTGCATGATGCAGCAAAGCCAGAGATATTTGAACTTGGATGGAAGAATGAGAAGTTCTCTCCACTGAGTTATCTCAACGGACTGTTCTGTAACAGAATAGATGATGAGAAACTAAGAAGGGCAAAGGAGAAGATGAGCTACACACTGGACGATAGCGTTACGGTGATGGTTGCAGAAGACAAGCCACAATATAGTATTCATCAGAGTAAGGTGATTGACTTGAGTAAATTAGATATAGAAAGTATTCGTAAGTCTATCAATGCAACTCCTTATAAGTCAATGGAGATTGATAACCTACGCACCTTTATAGAAACAGCTTTGGAACAGTTGATTAATAAGAACTGTACGAGAGTGCCATTCTCTCAAAGATACAAGAATATCATTGATACCTATAATGCAGGTGGTACGGAGAATGAGGATTACTATGAGAAGTTGTTACAGCTGATTGATGAACTCAAGAAAGAGCAGGGACGGTCGGCAGATATGGGATTAAGGGAGGAAGAACTTGAAATCTACGACCTTCTTATCCAAGGTCGGAAGCTAACAAAGGAGGAAGAGAAGGAAGTTATCCTTGCTTCTAAAAACCTTTATAACAAGTTGGTGGAGGAAAAAGAAAGATTGTTGGTGGTTGACTGGTATAAAGACCCACAACCAAAGACAAAGGTGTTGGGACTGATACAACGGTCGCTGGATAAGGATTTGCCAAAGACCTATGATAGGGAGGTGTTTTCGAACAAGACAAACCTGCTGTTAGATCACTTTGTAGATATGGCTGTACAGGGGTATGGTTGGATATCATAATGGTTAGGTCTATGCCATGCCATAATGGTTGGGGCTATGCCTTCTCATTAAGATAAACGAACAGCCTACATATATCTGTACATAGATGTGCCTTGCATTCCTTTCATGAATTGATTACCTTTGCAACGGTAAAGTTCAAACCTCAATGCTCAAAGGATAAAAACTCATATCATAAAGTTCAAAGTTCAAACATCAATGTTCAAAGGATAAAAAACTCATATCATAAAGTTCAAAGTTCAAACATCAATGTTCAAAGGATAAAAGAGTTCAAAGGATAAAACTCATATCATAAAGTTCAAAGTTCAAACCTCAAAGTTCAAAGTAAAAGAAGAGTCGAACAAAAGCTGTCCGACTCTTCTTTATATTATTTATTTAAGGTGAAACCTTATTGAAGATCCTTCATTGTAAGTGGTTGAGCAAGGGTAGTAAACTCAAGACCACCTGTGGTACACTCGATACCCTTAGCAGAATCCTTAATCTTATTGCCATTTACGGTCTCTGATCCATTCAACTTGAAATAGAGTTCCAAGCCGTCAGACTTAGGATCTACACTCAGCATATTCTGCTTAATCTGATTCTCACTACGAGCAACACTCCATACACGAACCTCACTCATATAACCATAGAATGGACGTTCACCCCAAGGGAAGCCAGGGATCTTACCAATGTTGAAACCGACATCAGCGTTAGGATCGAAGCCAGAGATATTCCATGCAGACTCAGCCCACTTCGTACCATTAAGGTACATAACAGTTTTACCAGTTGCCTGATCGTAGGTCAATGCCACATGATACCACTTGTTAATCGAAAGTTTCTCTGGTGCTTCATAGTGCTGTCTACCTGCTGCCTGTAAGATACCAGAAGAAATACCACCACCAACATCACCTACGCGGAAGATCATCAGACCCTCTGAACCCATAATAGTACAGTTGCTGCCCCACCAAATAGAGTGAACCAATGCCTCATAGGTGAAGGACTTAAAGTAGGTTCCTGCTGGGAACTTCACAGAGATATACTTATTATAGAAGTCACCAGCCTTTGTAATCTTAACAGGTTTTGCTAAAATAATATACTCAACATCTTCCCCATCAATAACAGGAGTAGAACTTGAATGTAGCTTGATAGGCAACATATAGTTCTTTCCCTCTGCTAACTGGTCGAGATTGTTAAGCGTCAACGACACCTTATCAGCATAGATACTTCCAGCTGCAATCGTTGAAGAAGCCTTACTGAACGTAACATTCTGATGCTTTAAAGCAACGTAGTCTGTTCCGTACTTGCTATTATAAAGAGCAACCAATGATGAGTCGGCAAGTGAATAAGAGACATCTACTGCCCCATCTTGCTTGTTAGAAAGGCGAGAAGTAATGTCGACACCTAAGGTTGAACCAGAGTCAGGCATTTCGACTTTGTATAGATTGCTATCAAAATAAACTTTCTGCTTCAACAAATCGCTCTCGCTGTCTTGGCAACTCACCACACAGCATGCGGCAAACGCCACAGCAATATGTTTGAAAATATGCTTGTTCATATTTGTATTCTATTAAATTTATAATGTGAG
The nucleotide sequence above comes from Prevotella melaninogenica ATCC 25845. Encoded proteins:
- a CDS encoding DUF1735 and LamG domain-containing protein, translated to MNKHIFKHIAVAFAACCVVSCQDSESDLLKQKVYFDSNLYKVEMPDSGSTLGVDITSRLSNKQDGAVDVSYSLADSSLVALYNSKYGTDYVALKHQNVTFSKASSTIAAGSIYADKVSLTLNNLDQLAEGKNYMLPIKLHSSSTPVIDGEDVEYIILAKPVKITKAGDFYNKYISVKFPAGTYFKSFTYEALVHSIWWGSNCTIMGSEGLMIFRVGDVGGGISSGILQAAGRQHYEAPEKLSINKWYHVALTYDQATGKTVMYLNGTKWAESAWNISGFDPNADVGFNIGKIPGFPWGERPFYGYMSEVRVWSVARSENQIKQNMLSVDPKSDGLELYFKLNGSETVNGNKIKDSAKGIECTTGGLEFTTLAQPLTMKDLQ